The genome window CATGtaaaaaaacaatcacaaacttgACAAGTACTGATTAAGATATATATCCGCTATTTGAAGTTTCCTATTTGAAGTTTTGAAATGAATATCTAATTCATTCGTATTGTATAATAAATCATTCTTAATATTACTCTAATTCTATATCGTTCTCATTACTATCATTTTTACCATAGTGTAGTTATAACATCCGTCAATTcttgttttattaattaaattctcCACCATTTCTGAACAAAATATACAATAACtaaaattctataaattatcgatttaaacaaatatttccTTCATCTCTTTCATTTCTTTACAAATAAATTGAGcacaaaaattaagaaaaatgaataaagtagtaaaaaaaatatatgtaaagtgttgggattattaatatttataaaacgattacactaaaatagtgaacataattatatattttttactataaaagcaaaattttattgtcatcaataagttttgaaataaaaagaGCAAAAAAACGTTccaaaaagaaagtgtaaaaaCAGTATTGCCggagtataaaataaaataacccTGCCCTTAATTATCAGACCGTTGGGCGTTGGGGCTTGGGCATATTTTATCGGGGTGTAAGTAAATGTATCTTCTCTCTTGGCGGTCATTCACATTCAAATTAGCACACaaccaaaacattaataattatTCATTCAATTCATTTCCAAATCAGTCGGTGCCTCATTCACATTCTTCAGGAacctcactctctctctccaaAACCCTAACACTTCCTCTCTCTAAAATCATGAAGAGCATGAAGCCACTCAAGCAATTGAAGCTCTCAGTGCCTGCTCAAGAAACGCCCATCACTAACTTCCTGTAAGCTCTCGCAGCTCTCAGTTACATATACTTGTGTATTGTCTTTCTTGGTTATCGatctgtttttaatttttgattttaagttactGATTGTGGAATAGTTATTAAATTTAGGTTAAAAATGAAATGTTAATTTAAATTGTGATTGTTATTGTAGGACTGCTAGTGGAACATTTCAGGACGGAGATTTGATGTTGAATCAGAAAGGACTGCGTTTGATTTCTGAAGAGAATGATGCGATGACAGTAAGCTTTGCTTTCggtgtttgttttatttttgttttgagaCTTCGATTAAATTGAATTGAGTATTATTTGCACTGCTTTTGTCCAAAATAAGAAatgtttttgagtttgattGTGATATATTTATTGTGAAATCTCAAATTCAGATTTTGTTGATATTTCCTTTTCGgaagatataaaaaaatcaagtgTTGTAGTGTATTGCAGTTCATATTCTTTCAGTCCAGAATGAACTAAATCAGACCACATATTTGATTGATTGCTGCAACGAAGAAGCGAGATGTTATTATGATTTAGGAATTGGATTGACTTTATGTTTAAAATGTGACttaattagttaaattaaatattatgagTTGTATATCCGAGTTTGATGATTTGACTAACAGAAAATAGATTAGTCCTTATAATATCGCCTGATGAAATCAGGACTACAATTTACATACATGTAACTGGAATGACATAGCTGATTAGACTACAGATTACTGGTTTGAAGCTTCTGAGTGAACAGCTATTAGACCCTACAGAAAACAAAGTTCTGAAATATGTTGTATTTGAGAATATTAGTCTGGTTTATAGGTATTCTTTCTATCTTCTCTGCTCATGAAATATGTTAGTGCTTCAATAGTGTAAGCTTCTTGAGGCCGGGCCTACTGTGTAAAGTATTTTGTGCAGAAATCAACTGGTTTAAATGTTAGTGCTTCAATAGTGTAAGCTTCTTGAGGCCGGGCCTAGTGTGTAAAGTATTTTGTGCAGAAATCAACTGGTTTAAATTTTGATAggtgtttttaaattttattcagtaaTTAAGGCCATACAACTCatcttatttgttttattttgttttccaTATGGTTATGTGGACAGCCTTCAGATAAAAATGTAATAGATTTTCAACTTGAGGATCTTGAGACCATCAAAGTCATAGGTAAGGGAGGTGGTGGTGTTGTTCAACTGGTCCGTCACAAATGGGTCGGAACATTATTTGCACTGAAGGTCAGTACTTAAGCAGCCCGGTATCTTTTTTCTTGCAAGTATGAATTATTATACCATTGACTTGTTTGCTCATTGATCTGTAACTATGTATATAAGTGCTTGATGGAATGATGGACTGCTGGTAAGGGTTCATAGTATAATTCTTCCATAGGAAAATAGAAGCCGTTTTTGTGATTTTAATATAGTATATGCTCACCAAATACAGTTAtagacttcaaaaaaaaaaaaaaaaaccagagCGCCCCTATATAATGGATTGGGAAACCATCCTTTTCTTTGTCACACAAAAGTAAAACCACAATGTTCTCATGGATTAAACCATTTTCCATATAATTCTTGCTGTTTGTTAGATGATATACATGTAAGGTAAGACCTAAAACATGTGGCCTAACCTGACCCTTAGTTTCTTACAACTTTCTTCAGATTGGTGATTATAGTGTTTCTGAATTTGAAATGCACCTGGCTTTGCTGATAGGTGATACAAATGAACATCCAAGAAGAAATTCGTAAACAAATTGTGCAAGAGCTGAAAATAAATCAAGCTTCCCAATGCTCACATGTTGTAGTTTGCTACCATTCTTTCTATCATAATGGAGCCATCTCTTTGGTTTTTGAATACATGGATCGTGGGTCTTTGGCAGATGTAATCAGACAAGTCAAGACGATTCTTGAACCATATCTTGCTGTTGTCTGTAAACAGGTTTGTAATATTTTGTACTTGAGTTAAATTACATTAGCCAGGTTTTAGTTGAATTACATAAGCTGAGTTTAAGAAATACATGATAACACGTGAGTGTCATACTCTTATTGCAGGTTCTTCAGGGTCTGGTGTACTTGCATAATGAGAGACATGTAATCCATAGGGACATTAAGCCATCAAACCTACTTGTAAATCACAAAGGAGAAGTAAAAATTACTGATTTTGGTGTGAGTGCAATGCTTGCTAGCTCTATGGGTCAACGTAATACATTTGTAGGGACATACAATTACATGTCGGTAAGTTTGAAATATAATCCTAGCCCTGGGGAATCTGTTACAGAAGTTACATAGCCTGTTTGTTTTCTTAGTATTTATACTTCGTCACTCTATAGTCTATACATAACTAACTACATTCTGAATATAGCAAATTATGAAACCCTTTTTGTACTTAAAATACAGCTAAAATGTTTGATTCTTCTTTtacttttatatttgtttagCCAGAAAGGATTAGTGGAAGCACTTATGATTATAAGAGCGATATCTGGAGTTTAGGCCTTGTGATTCTCGAGTGTGCAATAGGACGTTTTCCCTACATACAATCTGAAGAACAACTTGGTGCCCCAAGCTTTTATGAGCTTTTGGAAGCAATTGTTAGAAGCCCTGTGCCTTCTGCTCCAGCTGATCAATTCTCTCCAGAGTTCTGTTCATTTGTCTCATCCTGGTATAAACAACTCtgcatttatattaataatttattgactATTCACCTATTTTGATTAATCATTTTGTGGTGATTGCATCGCACACCATGTACAGTATTTTCTTTTGGTGAATTCTTCAGTAATTATGATCTTGTTATCTTGTTGTGATATTACTGTCTGTGTACATAAAGTGGGAGATGATTTTTGGCCATCAATAAAGtctaaatatatgaatatttttcatTGTTTGGCTCGTTGCATTACTGCATCTAGTATGCTTTGAAGTCAATGCTTCAATTGGTAGACAGACTTTCATGTTCCCAGTATATGATATCATACACATTTGTGCTTCACATGGTAATTTTGTCATTGCTACTTTTATAAAGAATATCTGTCTCTCCTCACTAAAAAAACCCTCAAATGAGTTTAATGTGCTGAGTTAATTACGTATAAAATGTACCTGTAAATCTTTTTATGGTGTAGAGTATTAAGGCAGATAATCGGCTGTGACATGACATCCCAATATATAAAGGTGGCAAATTTCATTTGCTTCTTGAGTTTGTCTCTTTTAGTCTGAACTGACCTACAAACTGTATTCCCCCGCAATTTGACCTTCAGACCCTTTTCAAATTGTCTGCAGATTCCGGGGTGGATAGAATAGCACTAAGCTTCTATTTCATCCATACTTCTTTTTGTAATTGTGTAAATTTGCATGTGCAGTATTCAGAAGGACCCTGTAGACAGATCATCAGCGGTGGACCTTTTGGTTAGTATAACTGTACATAATTTACATTAGGttccatatataaataaatgataatattctttCTAACTATATAGTTTATTGATAATCCAGGATCACCCGTTTATCAAGAAGTTTGAGGACAAGGACATTGATCTTGCCATACTAGTAGAGTGCTTGGACGCTCCTGTAAATTTTCCTAAATAATTTCGTCTGTAAAGTATATTAAGTGCAAAATACTCTCCCAATGTATCGTTTTAGAGTCTTGCTTGAAACTGATTACAGCATCTAGGTAATGGTTCTTATTACCAATCCACAGTAGCTTCATGCAATGACATGGACATTTCTCTTAAGGTTGTACCGGTGTGTCGTTAACTCTTCAAAATATACTAGTTTTGCCAACCGAATGATATTTAAGAATGCTTCTGAGTTTTAACTTATTAAAGATAGCAGTAAATTATTGATACCTGGCAAGGTTTTCAAAGACTGTTACAAGTTTGTTAAaagattgaaaaagaaaaatgctCGAGGCCATGTAACTTGTGCCGGCCGGGTTCGGTCCCGGATTTTGATTTCTGTATTCGTAACTGCGTTTTGAACTAGCCGGCCGAATAAAATTGGACTTCTATGAGCCGGGCGGTTCAAACCCACACAAGTGGCTAGCTCTACTTGAgggtaatattaaaaataattttttctgaattttttgatttttgaattggTTATACAcgaatttaattaaaacaaaaatgtggtatattattctaattatattttttaaattttgtaagtgctcattttaatataattatgtgaAAACAAGTTATTTATACCGTTGATGTTGTGACAATCACTTGTTAAGGTACTTGAATCTTAAACCTGCAAAAATTGTTTAGAAAATAGAGAATATATAAATAAGGAATGTAAAAgtttcaatataatatattgcTAATGGAATTTAAATgacaaaaatatacatattaatattattttattattatatctaaCGATTGTTATCTAATTTAagatctaataaattttattttatttatcgtCCTGTGCGAGATAACAGTACCGAACACTGACCAACAAGCGGGTGTTTTGTGTTTCGCttgtaataatttaatatagataaatatatcatgtacttttttttttcatttgttaAGTAGTACATATGAAAGCGTctttacttaaaattttaaatttgctcTTTATTggtgttattaaaatttaacaactcggctatcttttaaaaattatgataaattcGTTGTAAGTTCCGGTTTATGTTTACCGAATTGAGGGATAAGCAacttttatttcttgtaattgcGACCGAATGATTTGctagattaaaataaaattcctatattaaattgaataaaaaaatatttttaacaaattaatttatttgttcaaATTGCACCACACACAGTTTTTGtcaaatttgtaaaaatttaaatttattttatcaaaatagaaattcatttaatttatttgttaaaattgtaCCACAATCGTTTtttatgatactccctccgtccctttttacttgtccattttgaaaaaataacgcatcttaagaaaatgttaggtggatatcttgttttcatacatatccctaataaatgtaatgaattagatagagttgtgtatatatatatcctagtcaaacattggaagttgttacattttgaaaaaacatacaaaaagttgctttgaaaagagaagtggacaagtaatttgggacaaatttttttttcaaaagggacatgtaaaaggggacggagggagtaatttgtaGGCAACGCCACAGGAGGGGTCTCACTTCTCAGATCGACTCTAAAATCAGTTTCAAGGTCAGATTGATTAGATTTCTCAAATCGttagtttttttagttattattatcatCTGGGTTATTGAGTTGAATCAGAattgttttgtttgatattgCCCACAACGTGTTCGATTATGTAGTATTTCCGGTGAATGTGAGCTCTTGTAGTGCCTAATTGCACCcctaatttatgaatttatgtgaagaaaaaaaataatttgtatttatatattgatttatgttttaaCATTAGCCTGATATATATGATCGTTGTTCGGGGATGTACATAGCtagttgtgatcttgtttggaTTTAGCACCATTTAGTAGTTGTCTTTCCTCAGTGAAATAATTTTTCTGTGACAGTGATAATTTTGGAGGATGGATGAGACCAAATTATACTTGTGTTTTGAAGCAACAAATCCGAAATAAGAGTCTGTTTATGTGATATATTCTACAAAAGAGAGTGATCTGATGCAcaaatcaccgacttttagaccAAACTTCACCTTGGAAGAATGTATCAGTGGGGTTTCTGCTATGGGCTGTGGTCTTTTTGGTTCCAAAATTGTTCTCGCTGGTGGATTTTCTGGTGCAGGAGAAAACAGGATATATAACCGTAGCCTGGTAACGTACGATCCTGTCAATAAAAAGGTATCTCGTGAGGATTTTCCCGATATGCGGGGACGCAAAATCAGGCCTTTGGTGTTTGAGGTTTATGGGAGGCTGTATGTCTTGGATACCAGCAATTCTGTTTACAAGCGAACCTGGGAACTTTATTATCCCACGAAAAAAATTTGGGCCAAAGTAAGTGATCCCTTCTGCAGCATATATAATGCCCTAAcatgtattaaaaatatatcaggCAGATTCCCATACTCTTGGTTTGTTAGTGGCAACACAGTTTCCATTTCTTCGCCCGCAGAAGGCCTTACATATTTTCACCATACTAGGCAAGCCACCAAGTTATTTTCTACTGATGCCAGTGAACCGCTTCCATTCCATGGCATGGCAACAACTTTCTTTAATCCGGGTTTCTGTAATGTAGTTGTCATCTCCTTTTCTAAAGGACTGGTAGGAGGACAAGGATGTGTAGAAGGACGCCGATTGAGATACTGCCCCTTTAAATTTTCCGAACCTGAACTTATTTTTAGGACTACTCCGTACGAAAAACCTGATGGTGAAGTATCTAGTTATTTTGCTGAATGTGGAAAGGGGAAGTTCTGCCTTATTACTTTCGACAACTTCAACATACATGTCCATGTTTTCAAGATTCTCAGGCGTGAAGCTGCGGATGGGACCTCGAGTTTGGTTCTAATAGATTTAGATAAGCACAAATATAACTTCAGTGATTTCTCCGTTGAAGGCTTCACAAGTATCAGTCTCTCTGGCTGCTTTGTGTTGTAAGTTATCCTGCTTAAGTGTAAATGTTTGTTTCATTTGATGCAATTATTTAGTGTTTTATGTTGGTGATAACCCTCCAGGCCAAGAGATGATGGGCCTAAGAGATATGAAGAATCAAAATTGtaccataattattttttgtggTGAGAAACATTGTCTTACTTATATCTCTCTCTCTTCATTGTTGGACATGTTTCCGTTAGTAGTTGACGGATTAATAGAAGTGAGTGTTCAGAATGTGCTTTTGGCAATCTCTGATGTGCAAGGAATACTTGCTTGCTTCCGTCTAGAGATTGTTATTCAATTTCTCTTTATGTGAGATTAGTAGGTCTTTGATTTTTGCCATGTACAATTcacattttgattattttttgtttttgtgccTCCAGTTACGAGTCGGAGGAAAAGGATGACGACATTCCTCCTTTAATTGCAACGGATAAAGGACTCATGGTATTTGGACTTTTGTATGATTTTCTAATGATAAATATGTCCttcaatttgaaatttgaaatgtaCATGTTAATAGTTATAAACCTTGTTATTAGCTTTTATCATTATCTTTGCAGATTGATCCTGATTATGACAGCGGCGGCGGAGACAGTGATTTCGAAGTGTATTAGGTAGGCCTAACAATTTGGCACATGACACGAAAAGTTAGTGCTTGGGTTTAAATTTTTGGGACACGAACATGAAAGTACACGGTGAATTTAGTGTCGGATATTCTTTCAACCTTCCAACCAATTTATTTAACTCGTTCACAGGAACGAAGCTACATAGGGCCAGAGGGGGCCAATGCCCCCCTaggatttttataatattataatttgtattatataattttgaaaaaattgtattttatgtatatatttatataaatataaaaagttgtccccccccaaaaaaaaatatttgttcacccttaagaaatatttaatattataagatAAAGTGTTAATTCTTAGATTTCTCTAAATTATGTATTagaccaaatttaaaaataaacaaagatatatacaattatactattaaaaaaaGATCGTGGAATGTGATATGTGATAAAGGTAAACGtcaatatgattttttaatgcGTGTTACTtgcgaattaaaaattattgtatAGCTTAAAGTTATTATGACGAGTTTCCtgatcattttatatatatatatatatatatatatatatatatatatatatttatatttatatttatatttaaagagaaACAGCTAAATATTTTAGTTGACACAATTATATACTTTGATTTCCTGGTTTAAAAGAACGAAAAGTTACACTATAATTTTTGTACTAATATTTTtgcatttattttatattaaatatttgtcgAAGAAATTTTTTGGCCCCCGTATAAATGCTTGATGGCTTCGTTCCTGCTCGTTCAGTTATCTTCATAAAAAAATGACTTGCAACCTACAGAGATGATAAATTTCAAATCCAAAATCTTATGAATATCATCAATGGAAGGCCATTTTGTTGTGCCTTTAATTTTTTGAACTCAAGAGGTCCAAATGTGCATTTGGAATTCAACCAACTTGGAGAAATTTGAGAACGACGGCCAGGTTTTTCCAAATACACTGGTTATGCAATTGTTTTAGGATCTCATCCACCAATAAAATTATGCAAGAAATGCATGACATACATCATGATCCTGCAAttttaacaaaatgaaaatagaaAGATGAAAAGGGATGAGGGATgagcttttagaatatttaagaGCCGGAAAATTCAATGATATTTGAGATTATTAATGATATTGGAGAAACATTTGAGAATATCTAAGAGTTGGAAATTTTAGACAGCAAAAGAGTTGGGGATGTTTTCCACTGGAGAGACCTCAGTACTTGCATCATAACTTTCAATTTCATACTAATATTGCATATAATTATAAGTATACAAACAACTTTGTGCATGTTTATGTCTATAACCGCCGGTTCATTCTTTTAATCTTATTTGTACAAGTTGTAAATGAGTTCATATAATTACACAATTACAAAGCAACTTGCTTTGAGCACGAATGCCACTAACAAAATATTGCTATAGAGGTACAACTTACAACTTACAACTTTACCTtttgtttttatctttttatctattttaagatataaGTGATACGTCACAagtaagatatttttttattaagctTTGAAATTAAAAGTTACAGTCAttgagttttaaaattaaattattggtCAAAGTCTGACTGATCACTCACAtgaattcaattttattcaaattaataaatacaactatcttattaagaaaaatataaattgaacaACTTGCCTTCTAAGCAAAGTACTGGAACTCAAAGAAACCGCTTTATTTAAATCTAAGTTGGATCATTACCCCGAGTTGATTCTTGATTTGAGAAAATGCGATCGGGATAAAGATTGTTTTAAGAATATTTTGGCTCGTCTTTCAAGAGATACACAGttgtacttttaaaaaaaatgacaaatCTGAGATACTAAACAAAAGCAGATGCACATTACATTCGCTTTTTAAGTTCcttgagagcatctccaaaggtgttatgtatatttattagctataatatgatatatgaataattatctaaaattattgcTAAAAGATCCTAGATTCACTCTAATGGTGTTATGTCTAATtatatcatctaaaattatacataatatcttTAGAGGTTTTACAAATGTAGCAACCCCATTTttatttatctatatttttttgctaaggaTAATGGTTGGAGTGCTTaactttttacataatatctaaaTAGTGTCACTAGATGTCAATAGATAATTTAGCTAATGGTTTTAGtaccttggagatgctctaagtggtTACATTCTATAATTTCTTCCTTATTTGTGTTATGAAATCCAAGTATGAAAATATAGTACCTGATAGATTTAAAAACATTCTATCCACACATCTTTATAATGATATGGCATTGAACCTAATTAAAAGAGGGTGCATTTCCTTGTATGAGCTTTGTCATCCCTGTTAAAACATCCAATATAATATTTCGTCAGTTAAAAGTAGGGCTGAGTATtcgataaaaaccgaaccgaattaccgaataccgaaataaccgaaatacCGAATAAGCTCAAAAACCATAACCGAATAGTGAACCGAATTTAATTCGGTTATTttaccgaaccgaattttttatttcggttaaaaccgaataccgaaataaaaaaccgaaattttataatagtgaacaaaaatcacaaaaataatggATCAGTAACTGAAATCGGAGGTGAATCAACTGATTTCTCCAAACATCGGAAGTGAAGTTCGATCGAATTGAGTCCATTGACAACAAACCTTAatcgatgatgatgatgaagatgctgGGTGAATCAGACGAAGAAGACTGAAGGTGAAGATGCTGGGTTAAAGAAGAATTGAAGATGCTGTCGTGCTCCGTGCTGGTGACTGGTGAGTTGGTGAATGGTGAGGTGCTCAGTTTGGCCG of Daucus carota subsp. sativus chromosome 3, DH1 v3.0, whole genome shotgun sequence contains these proteins:
- the LOC108213025 gene encoding mitogen-activated protein kinase kinase 6, coding for MYLLSWRSFTFKLAHNQNINNYSFNSFPNQSVPHSHSSGTSLSLSKTLTLPLSKIMKSMKPLKQLKLSVPAQETPITNFLTASGTFQDGDLMLNQKGLRLISEENDAMTPSDKNVIDFQLEDLETIKVIGKGGGGVVQLVRHKWVGTLFALKVIQMNIQEEIRKQIVQELKINQASQCSHVVVCYHSFYHNGAISLVFEYMDRGSLADVIRQVKTILEPYLAVVCKQVLQGLVYLHNERHVIHRDIKPSNLLVNHKGEVKITDFGVSAMLASSMGQRNTFVGTYNYMSPERISGSTYDYKSDIWSLGLVILECAIGRFPYIQSEEQLGAPSFYELLEAIVRSPVPSAPADQFSPEFCSFVSSCIQKDPVDRSSAVDLLDHPFIKKFEDKDIDLAILVECLDAPVNFPK
- the LOC108213030 gene encoding uncharacterized protein LOC108213030 isoform X2 produces the protein MHKSPTFRPNFTLEECISGVSAMGCGLFGSKIVLAGGFSGAGENRIYNRSLVTYDPVNKKVSREDFPDMRGRKIRPLVFEVYGRLYVLDTSNSVYKRTWELYYPTKKIWAKVSDPFCSIYNALTCIKNISGRFPYSWFVSGNTVSISSPAEGLTYFHHTRQATKLFSTDASEPLPFHGMATTFFNPGFCNVVVISFSKGLVGGQGCVEGRRLRYCPFKFSEPELIFRTTPYEKPDGEVSSYFAECGKGKFCLITFDNFNIHVHVFKILRREAADGTSSLVLIDLDKHKYNFSDFSVEGFTSISLSGCFVLPRDDGPKRYEESKLYHNYFLCYESEEKDDDIPPLIATDKGLMIDPDYDSGGGDSDFEVY
- the LOC108213030 gene encoding uncharacterized protein LOC108213030 isoform X1; translation: MHKSPTFRPNFTLEECISGVSAMGCGLFGSKIVLAGGFSGAGENRIYNRSLVTYDPVNKKVSREDFPDMRGRKIRPLVFEVYGRLYVLDTSNSVYKRTWELYYPTKKIWAKVSDPFCSIYNALTCIKNISGRFPYSWFVSGNTVSISSPAEGLTYFHHTRQATKLFSTDASEPLPFHGMATTFFNPGFCNVVVISFSKGLVGGQGCVEGRRLRYCPFKFSEPELIFRTTPYEKPDGEVSSYFAECGKGKFCLITFDNFNIHVHVFKILRREAADGTSSLVLIDLDKHKYNFSDFSVEGFTSISLSGCFVLPRDDGPKRYEESKLYHNYFLCYESEEKDDDIPPLIATDKGLMVFGLLLILIMTAAAETVISKCIR